A window of the Archocentrus centrarchus isolate MPI-CPG fArcCen1 chromosome 17, fArcCen1, whole genome shotgun sequence genome harbors these coding sequences:
- the LOC115795757 gene encoding protein THEM6-like gives MFLLVLGALLLLFCSLDVWYFLRGAQVFIQAWFQPRVRDILAEQSIDGMVLPHDLDYLGHMNNSRYLRECDFARFHHYMRNGLFMASRKLGAKLVVGASTIRYRRSLAFREAFEIRTKVLGWDEKAFYLEQRFVSKKDSFVSAIMLCRQNVVHCSPETIIEYICKKKIERPEFPEDLKHWMNFIAASSQALRAESGLEEKNK, from the exons ATGTTTCTGCTGGTGTTGGGTgccctcctcctgctcttctgCAGCCTAGATGTTTGGTACTTTCTGCGAGGGGCCCAGGTTTTCATCCAGGCATGGTTCCAGCCCAGAGTACGGGACATTTTAGCCGAGCAAAGTATCGACGGCATGGTCCTTCCACACGATTTGGACTACTTGGGCCACATGAACAACTCTCGGTATCTGAGGGAGTGTGACTTTGCACGCTTCCACCATTACATGAGAAACGGGCTGTTCATGGCCTCACGCAAACTGGGGGCAAAATTGGTGGTAGGGGCCTCCACCATCCGGTACCGCCGCTCCTTGGCCTTCCGTGAGGCTTTTGAGATTCGGACCAAAGTTTTGGGCTGGGATGAGAAAGCCTTTTACTTGGAGCAGCGTTTTGTGTCCAAGAAAGATAGCTTTGTCTCTGCGATCATGCTCTGTAGGCAAAACGTAGTGCACTGCAGCCCCGAGACAATCATCGAATATATCTGCAAAAAGAAG ATCGAGCGCCCAGAGTTTCCCGAGGACCTCAAACACTGGATGAACTTCATTGCGGCCAGCAGCCAAGCCCTGAGAGCAGAGAGCGGCCTGGAGGAGAAGAACAAGTGA